A region of bacterium DNA encodes the following proteins:
- a CDS encoding amidohydrolase family protein, with amino-acid sequence MELLIQNVNWEHEEQLQCGALRIKNGHIVEIDKDIKPNKSEIVIDGKGDFVYPGLINSHDHLEMNIYPRLGKPPYEDYVAWANDIYKPHAAPVSDIEALPLRDRLLFGAFKNIISGVTTVVHHNPYHARFRFGFPISVFSRYQWMHSLVFGEKIRRRWFGTQKLIIHAAEGINERAAREIDELDNLGYLRKQTVLVHGVAVSANQINRLQEKGASLVWCPSSNIYLFGRTAPIDMLKHRIPVALGTDSTLTGSPTLLDEIRDAIKTGLVSENEIFHMVTNGPSRIFGLQKPMAITKGAPADLFIATRKQEDYKTNLTSTYPDDIRLVLHNGCVRLLRGEPPHSWPFRLKRLFIRQNYLCIHMPSLMKRITSGVPSVFLQQNPVWKIAETWI; translated from the coding sequence ATGGAACTGCTTATACAAAACGTCAACTGGGAACATGAAGAACAATTGCAATGCGGCGCATTACGTATCAAGAATGGTCACATTGTAGAAATTGATAAGGACATAAAACCAAACAAGAGTGAAATCGTAATTGACGGTAAAGGCGATTTTGTTTACCCGGGTTTGATCAATAGTCACGATCATCTTGAAATGAATATTTATCCGAGGCTAGGGAAACCGCCATATGAGGACTACGTTGCTTGGGCAAATGATATTTATAAACCCCATGCGGCGCCTGTTTCTGACATAGAGGCATTACCGCTCCGCGATCGGTTATTGTTTGGTGCATTTAAAAATATTATTTCAGGCGTAACTACTGTCGTACATCACAATCCATACCATGCGCGGTTTCGTTTTGGTTTTCCGATCTCTGTATTTAGCCGATACCAATGGATGCATTCGTTGGTATTTGGGGAAAAAATCCGCAGGCGTTGGTTTGGTACACAAAAGCTGATTATACATGCTGCGGAAGGAATCAATGAGCGCGCGGCCAGAGAGATTGATGAATTGGATAATTTAGGATATCTCCGGAAACAAACCGTGCTGGTTCATGGTGTTGCCGTATCCGCAAACCAAATAAATCGTCTTCAGGAGAAAGGCGCTTCGTTGGTTTGGTGTCCTTCTTCCAATATATACTTATTCGGAAGAACTGCGCCGATAGATATGCTTAAACACCGCATTCCCGTTGCCCTTGGTACCGATTCCACTCTGACCGGATCACCGACGCTTTTGGATGAAATTCGTGACGCCATTAAAACAGGACTGGTTTCAGAGAATGAAATATTTCACATGGTAACAAACGGACCATCACGAATATTCGGCTTACAAAAGCCGATGGCCATTACGAAAGGCGCACCGGCTGATCTATTCATAGCAACACGCAAACAAGAAGATTACAAAACGAATTTGACTTCGACTTACCCCGATGATATCCGACTGGTGCTGCATAACGGATGTGTAAGATTATTGCGCGGTGAGCCGCCGCACAGCTGGCCGTTTCGATTAAAAAGGTTATTTATCCGTCAAAACTATCTGTGCATACATATGCCCTCGTTGATGAAACGCATAACATCGGGCGTTCCTTCCGTTTTTCTTCAACAAAATCCCGTATGGAAAATAGCGGAGACATGGATATGA
- a CDS encoding class I SAM-dependent methyltransferase — protein MFRRVRKFFGKAPVQLNPKEAYNLWSESYDTERNPVKSFSDNMVSEYLPEMKDKALLDVGCGTGHACKLALDHGAARVLGLDISENMIIKARKLIPSDKAEFRTISEKQSFVVDEPFDVAVCALVLAHTDDPNLILHSIYDALRPDGILIITDFHPHAAHQGMKRSFDHHGVTYTVTHHTHTLETYRGMLEDTGFTCLQHNEASWLNTPVVFAMQCQKK, from the coding sequence ATGTTCCGGCGCGTACGCAAATTCTTCGGGAAAGCACCTGTTCAGCTCAATCCTAAAGAAGCATACAATCTGTGGTCTGAATCATACGACACCGAACGTAATCCCGTAAAATCGTTTTCCGATAATATGGTTTCAGAATATTTACCTGAAATGAAAGACAAAGCTTTACTTGATGTGGGTTGCGGAACAGGTCATGCATGTAAGCTTGCATTAGATCATGGTGCCGCACGCGTGTTAGGTCTTGATATTTCAGAAAACATGATCATTAAAGCTCGGAAGTTGATTCCATCCGACAAAGCCGAATTTCGTACGATCTCAGAAAAACAGTCATTTGTTGTTGATGAACCATTCGATGTGGCCGTATGCGCTCTGGTTCTGGCACACACCGACGATCCGAACCTTATTCTTCACAGCATTTATGACGCTTTACGTCCTGACGGAATATTGATTATTACGGATTTTCATCCGCATGCAGCGCATCAGGGTATGAAACGCTCTTTTGATCATCACGGTGTGACTTACACTGTAACGCACCATACTCATACTCTTGAAACATACCGTGGAATGCTTGAAGATACAGGCTTCACATGCTTACAACATAACGAAGCTTCGTGGCTCAATACACCGGTAGTATTTGCAATGCAATGCCAAAAAAAATGA
- a CDS encoding B12-binding domain-containing radical SAM protein gives MKIIFFNPKVTIHAKIIPNSILQIAASIHGQHDYVIVDGNRESDPLEKIMDLFRDPSFGFFCCTVMPGPQLAQAIPISKMIREQYPHVTIIWGGYFASNQSHTVIRSGYVDYVINGPGDHAFPELLQALTARTSVATISNLVYRTGDTIYKTPKADLIDQDTLPDLPYDTLHSFYPMDGYLGKTFLGTRTIAYHSSIGCPFSCSFCGVVPIFETRWKGKSAERIYRDIRFLKETYGGNAITFHDNNFFVSEKRVVEFAERIMHDGMAWWGEGRIDTMDKYSDASLATLRRSGCRMIFFGAESGNDTLLRQMDKGGTQSGNKLRSFAARLREHDIIPEYSFVLGFPAATEDEVWKLIDQEIRFIREIKSINPSTEIIIYIYTPVPTEGSDLYNQALARGFQFPRHLDEWMKPEWLNFDLHRQYVTPWLTPAMIRHIHDFETVLNAQYPTISDLKLTAFQRTAMRWFSSWRYRFHRYAHPYELKFLQKYWLRYRRPEKEGF, from the coding sequence ATGAAAATAATTTTTTTTAACCCCAAAGTTACGATCCACGCTAAAATCATACCCAACTCGATTTTACAGATAGCCGCTTCGATACATGGCCAACATGACTATGTGATCGTTGATGGCAATAGGGAATCCGATCCTTTAGAAAAGATTATGGATTTATTCAGGGATCCTTCATTCGGATTCTTTTGTTGCACGGTCATGCCCGGCCCGCAACTTGCTCAAGCCATTCCTATTTCGAAAATGATCCGCGAACAATATCCGCACGTGACCATTATCTGGGGTGGTTATTTTGCTTCCAATCAAAGCCATACTGTGATTCGCTCGGGATATGTTGATTACGTGATTAATGGACCGGGTGATCATGCTTTCCCCGAATTACTGCAAGCGCTTACGGCACGAACATCCGTTGCAACCATTTCCAATCTCGTTTACCGCACAGGTGACACAATATATAAAACACCGAAAGCCGATCTTATTGATCAGGATACGCTACCGGATTTGCCCTACGACACATTACATTCCTTTTATCCGATGGATGGATACTTGGGAAAAACGTTTTTGGGAACGCGCACTATTGCCTATCATTCAAGTATAGGCTGTCCATTTTCATGCTCATTCTGCGGCGTTGTACCGATCTTCGAAACACGCTGGAAAGGCAAATCGGCTGAACGTATTTACCGTGACATACGATTTTTGAAAGAAACCTACGGCGGAAACGCTATCACATTTCACGATAATAACTTCTTCGTCTCTGAAAAACGAGTTGTCGAATTTGCGGAACGTATTATGCACGACGGCATGGCTTGGTGGGGAGAAGGTCGAATTGACACGATGGATAAGTATAGCGATGCTTCATTGGCGACGCTGCGCCGGTCGGGATGCCGCATGATATTTTTTGGAGCAGAAAGCGGAAACGATACGCTATTGCGCCAAATGGACAAAGGTGGAACTCAGTCCGGTAACAAACTTCGGAGTTTCGCCGCGCGATTAAGAGAACACGATATTATACCGGAGTACTCGTTTGTTCTTGGATTTCCGGCTGCCACCGAAGATGAAGTCTGGAAACTGATTGACCAGGAGATACGCTTTATACGTGAAATAAAATCCATCAATCCTTCGACTGAAATTATCATATATATATATACACCTGTGCCTACGGAAGGTTCAGATTTATATAATCAGGCCTTAGCTCGCGGATTTCAGTTCCCGCGACATTTGGATGAGTGGATGAAACCGGAGTGGCTCAATTTTGATTTGCACCGTCAATATGTGACACCGTGGCTTACTCCGGCGATGATCCGTCATATTCACGATTTTGAAACTGTTCTTAATGCACAATACCCGACGATCAGCGACCTCAAACTAACTGCTTTTCAGCGCACTGCCATGCGATGGTTTTCCTCGTGGCGTTACCGGTTTCACCGGTATGCGCACCCATATGAATTGAAATTTCTTCAGAAATATTGGCTCCGATATCGCCGCCCTGAAAAGGAGGGGTTCTGA
- a CDS encoding polysaccharide biosynthesis C-terminal domain-containing protein has protein sequence MKHRWPQRWMPMLWNALRNAIPPAAGLISSVVIIRTASLEVWGNYARYLIVIHFGVTFANWGSRLYLLRAFSDQPQRWQELWLTNIKTRLPLLILPIALMCTVVQANDALPPLLLWFVCLFGIHAFEPAIIFHHRYILGILNDLAGTAVFLGLSLWSSEMQHIHLIWATCMAALCRLIILLIAWRNTFRLWFRVIAQWNQLKHAWALAMQNISGLLVSKMDTYSVAVLLPPSELGVYHIVMNVLSFLQALPEFAISTQLKNLYRLQASHIRRMGLQSLFAGSLLTALGVVCLIGILWFIEDTRVPITALAVGFLFVLPMYVYLPYVHALLKQHKSIIVLRLSLIGALVNLTGNILFIPSLGLTGAIASAALTQWLLLGAYVLQSGAPEQSVDRNTPLSEHEAI, from the coding sequence ATGAAACACCGATGGCCGCAACGATGGATGCCGATGCTATGGAATGCTCTCCGCAACGCGATTCCGCCCGCAGCGGGGTTGATCTCCTCGGTGGTGATTATTCGTACGGCTTCGCTTGAGGTGTGGGGAAATTATGCGCGGTATCTGATCGTTATCCATTTTGGAGTTACTTTTGCCAATTGGGGTTCCCGCTTATATTTACTGCGTGCTTTTTCGGATCAACCGCAACGCTGGCAGGAACTCTGGTTGACGAATATCAAAACGCGCTTACCCTTACTTATCCTACCCATCGCTTTGATGTGTACTGTTGTCCAAGCGAATGACGCCTTACCGCCTCTTCTGCTTTGGTTCGTATGTTTATTTGGAATCCATGCATTTGAACCGGCGATTATTTTTCATCACCGATACATACTCGGCATCCTCAATGATCTTGCAGGTACAGCCGTTTTTTTAGGGTTATCGTTATGGTCATCGGAGATGCAGCATATCCATTTGATCTGGGCCACTTGCATGGCTGCTCTTTGCCGACTTATCATTCTATTGATAGCATGGAGAAATACATTCAGATTGTGGTTTAGAGTTATCGCGCAATGGAATCAACTCAAACATGCATGGGCTCTTGCCATGCAAAATATCAGCGGTTTGTTAGTTTCTAAAATGGACACCTACAGTGTTGCTGTTCTGCTACCGCCATCCGAATTAGGAGTTTATCATATAGTCATGAATGTGCTTAGCTTTTTACAAGCGCTGCCGGAGTTTGCCATTTCAACGCAGTTAAAAAATCTATATCGGTTACAAGCCTCTCATATTCGGCGCATGGGCTTACAATCACTTTTTGCAGGCAGCCTTTTGACTGCGCTCGGCGTCGTTTGTTTGATTGGGATTTTATGGTTTATCGAGGATACCCGCGTCCCGATCACGGCATTGGCCGTCGGTTTTTTATTTGTGCTCCCGATGTACGTATATTTACCATATGTACACGCTTTACTCAAACAACATAAATCCATTATAGTTTTGCGTTTGAGTCTGATCGGTGCATTGGTCAACTTGACAGGTAATATTCTGTTTATCCCTTCACTGGGACTTACCGGCGCCATCGCATCTGCCGCATTGACGCAATGGTTATTATTGGGCGCTTATGTACTCCAATCCGGAGCACCGGAACAAAGCGTTGATCGTAACACACCTTTATCGGAACATGAAGCCATATGA
- a CDS encoding DUF2029 domain-containing protein, protein MNLKRSQVITFVVLASLFFWRGIWVSWNDVHGDFPNYYLAAKLYNEGHPAEYFYDDQWFDKKLTEHGFNSGRFSQFPPLTVFVMTPLVNFEAATAKNIWIIVNLVALGMIVFWLMRLFHQSFLTSGILVLASGFGLINNFRAGQLYIILLLICMGSYMLLKYNRNILTGLLLGLAAMIKYFTAIFIPFLLLQRRYKAVSAMGISIIVCMIIQILVFGYTLNASFFRNIFLNHLAAEIPSGTPYAIAYQAWTGVLHYLFVFHPDYNANPLLDLPILAHVIKYLLHGIIFVTTVVVLFKLYKSRCEHRDDKMLVVIWLAIFTLLPASATYHFVLLVFPLAFIFFQNWFSARAKLAAGCLYLMISYFPIHQIITLKPDGLWAALGYPRLYATTALFALTIHQAWYSVESLYSNSEPRYKT, encoded by the coding sequence GTGAATCTTAAGCGTAGCCAAGTGATTACGTTTGTTGTGCTGGCGTCTTTGTTTTTTTGGCGCGGCATATGGGTTTCATGGAATGACGTTCATGGAGATTTTCCAAATTATTATTTGGCCGCTAAATTATACAACGAAGGGCATCCGGCCGAATATTTTTATGATGATCAGTGGTTTGACAAAAAATTAACCGAGCATGGTTTTAATTCCGGAAGATTTTCTCAATTTCCGCCATTAACAGTTTTTGTAATGACTCCGCTCGTTAATTTCGAAGCGGCAACAGCTAAAAATATATGGATTATAGTTAATCTCGTTGCTCTTGGAATGATTGTTTTCTGGCTAATGCGACTTTTCCATCAATCGTTTCTTACCTCAGGAATTTTGGTACTTGCTTCAGGTTTTGGACTGATCAATAATTTTCGAGCCGGACAGTTGTACATCATACTTCTTTTGATTTGTATGGGTAGTTATATGCTGCTCAAATATAATAGGAATATATTAACCGGTTTATTGCTCGGCCTAGCCGCTATGATAAAATATTTTACGGCCATATTTATTCCATTCTTATTACTGCAGCGACGCTATAAGGCCGTCAGCGCTATGGGCATAAGCATCATTGTGTGCATGATAATTCAAATTTTAGTTTTCGGTTATACATTGAATGCATCTTTTTTTCGGAACATATTTCTTAATCACCTTGCAGCAGAAATCCCTTCCGGAACTCCATACGCCATCGCCTATCAGGCATGGACGGGGGTTTTGCATTATCTTTTCGTTTTTCATCCCGATTATAACGCCAATCCTCTTCTGGACTTACCTATATTAGCTCATGTTATAAAATACCTTCTACACGGAATCATCTTCGTAACAACTGTAGTTGTGTTATTTAAATTGTACAAATCTCGATGCGAACATCGAGATGATAAAATGCTTGTAGTAATTTGGTTAGCCATCTTTACTTTACTGCCTGCGTCGGCAACATACCATTTCGTTCTGCTAGTTTTTCCTTTAGCTTTTATTTTTTTTCAAAATTGGTTTTCGGCGCGGGCTAAACTCGCGGCGGGATGTCTCTATCTTATGATAAGCTACTTCCCCATTCATCAGATCATAACTTTAAAACCTGATGGGCTGTGGGCCGCTTTGGGTTATCCGCGTCTATATGCGACGACAGCCCTATTCGCTCTTACAATACATCAAGCGTGGTATTCCGTAGAATCGTTATATTCAAATTCTGAACCTAGATATAAAACATGA
- a CDS encoding glycosyltransferase family 9 protein, whose protein sequence is MITIRTARWIDRKFGKPLCRILSVISRFRKKTCPLPNEIRRIVIIKMWGMGSVILGSSAIRNMRLNCPEAHITLITLKQNQSLYAPGPWINQLMYFDLNSLPKAIRSLYQIMSFLRAQPPDIVFDFEFASRFTAMLSFWSYRSFLVGFNPSGSAKNIFDITIPYSETRHISKIFMDSLKAVKFTIHTDELIPCVAEDGEKSKVDAFLKTRGINRFIVFNPNTSSMAPERQWPLERFAELAKRWFAVEPECVIIVIGGTEDIQRVETLCAMVSSARMISACGHFTIAGTSYMLSKAIALVTNDSGPMHLATLSNTPTVGLFGPETPALYGPVGVNQSALSSNEYCSPCISIYNDKKIVCYRQCACMQNISVSQVYETLNSYFSKNPSLEIPRSES, encoded by the coding sequence ATGATCACGATACGTACCGCTCGATGGATTGATCGTAAGTTCGGGAAACCGTTGTGTCGAATATTGTCGGTTATTAGTCGCTTCCGAAAAAAAACATGCCCATTGCCAAATGAGATACGGCGTATTGTCATTATTAAAATGTGGGGTATGGGTTCGGTGATTCTTGGTAGTAGCGCTATCCGTAATATGCGACTGAATTGCCCCGAAGCACACATCACGTTAATCACACTTAAACAAAACCAAAGCTTGTACGCTCCCGGTCCATGGATCAATCAACTTATGTATTTCGATTTAAATTCGTTGCCCAAGGCGATCCGTTCTTTGTACCAAATTATGTCGTTCTTGCGCGCACAACCGCCGGATATTGTGTTTGATTTCGAGTTTGCATCGCGGTTTACCGCAATGCTAAGTTTTTGGTCATACCGTAGTTTTCTCGTAGGTTTCAATCCGTCCGGCAGTGCCAAAAATATTTTTGATATAACTATACCTTATTCCGAAACACGCCATATTTCGAAAATTTTCATGGATTCGCTAAAAGCGGTAAAATTTACGATACATACCGACGAACTTATTCCGTGTGTTGCTGAGGATGGCGAGAAATCCAAAGTGGATGCTTTCCTAAAAACACGAGGTATTAACCGGTTTATCGTTTTTAACCCTAATACCAGCAGTATGGCACCTGAACGACAATGGCCACTGGAGCGTTTTGCAGAATTAGCGAAACGATGGTTTGCTGTCGAACCAGAGTGTGTCATTATTGTCATAGGCGGAACAGAAGATATTCAACGCGTTGAAACGCTTTGTGCGATGGTATCTTCGGCCCGAATGATTAGCGCGTGCGGCCACTTTACTATTGCCGGTACATCGTATATGCTGAGCAAGGCCATTGCACTGGTTACGAATGACTCCGGGCCTATGCATTTAGCTACTTTATCGAACACTCCGACGGTCGGTCTTTTTGGCCCGGAAACCCCGGCTTTATACGGACCGGTAGGAGTAAATCAATCAGCTTTAAGCTCTAACGAATATTGCAGTCCGTGTATTTCGATTTATAACGATAAAAAAATCGTTTGCTACCGTCAATGCGCATGCATGCAAAATATCTCCGTATCTCAGGTTTATGAAACACTCAATAGCTACTTTTCTAAAAATCCTTCATTGGAGATACCGCGCAGTGAATCTTAA
- a CDS encoding class I SAM-dependent methyltransferase encodes MIPTDSLDDINTAFSRQSEGYDAYDQSNPILLWMRQRVYNHVFEFLKPGERVLEINAGTGIDAMRFAQYGCTVHATDLSEGMIRQMRKKITAANLENSITIEQLSYTELNRISNGPFDYIFSNFGGLNCAPNLRLVTQHIDDLLKPGGRLTWVIMPKISPWEIAAALKGHLRYAFRRLHRGGARAHVEGIYFQCYYFNVSDVQKALGDGYQLCQSEGLGALVPPPHRMDFAVSHPDIYAYLKRAEEGYSTSWPLNHWADHVIWTFQKKTRNVS; translated from the coding sequence ATGATACCAACCGATTCATTAGACGATATCAACACAGCGTTCTCGCGGCAGTCTGAGGGGTACGACGCGTATGACCAATCGAACCCGATATTATTGTGGATGCGACAACGTGTATACAATCACGTTTTTGAATTTTTAAAACCGGGAGAACGGGTACTGGAAATCAACGCGGGAACCGGTATTGATGCGATGCGCTTTGCACAATACGGATGTACCGTGCATGCTACGGATCTTTCCGAAGGTATGATCCGTCAGATGAGAAAAAAAATTACCGCTGCAAATTTGGAAAACAGTATAACGATAGAACAATTATCTTATACGGAATTAAACCGTATCTCCAACGGCCCCTTCGATTATATTTTTTCCAATTTCGGAGGACTCAATTGCGCACCCAATCTCAGACTTGTAACTCAACATATAGACGATTTGCTCAAACCCGGCGGCCGCCTGACATGGGTGATCATGCCCAAAATCTCACCATGGGAAATAGCCGCTGCACTCAAAGGCCATCTGAGGTATGCCTTTCGACGCCTGCATCGCGGTGGCGCACGTGCACATGTCGAGGGTATTTATTTCCAATGTTACTATTTCAATGTTTCCGACGTGCAAAAAGCTTTGGGTGACGGATATCAACTTTGTCAGTCCGAAGGTTTAGGCGCCCTAGTGCCGCCTCCCCATCGTATGGATTTTGCAGTTTCTCATCCGGACATATACGCTTATCTGAAAAGAGCTGAGGAAGGGTATTCAACATCGTGGCCACTTAATCATTGGGCCGATCACGTGATATGGACATTTCAAAAAAAGACGAGAAACGTATCATGA
- a CDS encoding B12-binding domain-containing radical SAM protein: MKILFTQSYQRYLDPKEEKRHMPYAPLGTLIAAAMLRNEGHDVRIIDGMFSRDMKSFDQTIASWRPDLHFIYDDEFNYLTKMCLTNMRQAAFYMIRRSTEHQIPVFVYSSDATDHAPLYLNNGSDGVIIGEGESVISDIVHHDDVRRGDRRVSGLLRRDIAPSDHPGRRNATLNIDQLPAPDFTLVDIASYQNEWKRHHGYFSMNVTTSRGCPYHCNWCAKPIYGQVYHARSAESTADEFYRLHHRYGADHIWITDDIFGLKPGWLDSFAVALQQRRLHLPYKCLSRADLLLRGNTISALRESGCRTVWLGAESGSQKILNAMDKGVQRTQIDEATQNLRRSGIETAYFIQFGYSGESWNDINATRAMIRQNLPDELGISVSYPLPGTPFYERVRNELKEKHNWSDSDDLDMMFEGTYSKSFYKALHRFVHAEYRLRLFLKRGPWHRCIHAVYYLIKYLIYGPYVQLTRMRPLNPTDPK, translated from the coding sequence ATGAAAATACTCTTTACTCAATCCTACCAACGTTATCTCGACCCTAAAGAAGAGAAACGTCACATGCCGTATGCACCGCTGGGAACACTCATAGCCGCTGCGATGTTACGTAATGAAGGGCATGATGTGCGTATCATTGACGGCATGTTCTCACGCGACATGAAATCGTTTGATCAAACCATAGCATCATGGCGGCCTGATTTGCATTTTATCTATGATGATGAGTTCAATTATCTCACCAAGATGTGCCTTACCAATATGCGTCAAGCGGCTTTCTATATGATCCGCCGTTCGACCGAACACCAAATCCCCGTATTCGTGTATAGTTCGGACGCGACCGACCATGCCCCGCTATATTTGAATAACGGATCCGACGGGGTCATCATCGGTGAAGGTGAATCCGTGATATCCGATATCGTACATCACGATGATGTCCGGCGCGGTGATCGCCGAGTATCCGGTCTCCTCCGGCGCGATATAGCACCATCCGATCATCCGGGCCGACGTAATGCAACTTTGAATATTGACCAATTGCCTGCACCGGATTTTACCTTAGTAGATATCGCTTCGTATCAAAACGAATGGAAGCGGCATCACGGATATTTTTCCATGAACGTCACGACGTCCCGCGGATGTCCGTATCACTGCAACTGGTGCGCCAAACCGATATATGGGCAAGTGTATCACGCACGATCAGCCGAGTCAACTGCCGACGAATTTTATCGCCTGCATCACCGGTATGGTGCCGATCATATATGGATTACGGATGACATTTTCGGATTGAAGCCGGGATGGCTCGATAGCTTTGCTGTCGCTTTACAACAACGCCGCCTCCATCTGCCGTACAAATGCCTCAGTCGCGCTGACTTACTGTTGCGCGGCAATACGATCAGCGCACTGCGTGAATCGGGTTGTCGTACCGTCTGGTTGGGAGCCGAATCCGGTTCGCAAAAAATATTGAACGCCATGGATAAGGGCGTACAACGTACACAGATTGACGAGGCCACACAAAATCTTCGTCGCTCGGGCATCGAAACGGCATACTTTATCCAGTTCGGTTATTCCGGTGAATCGTGGAATGATATCAATGCGACACGTGCGATGATACGCCAAAATCTTCCCGATGAACTCGGCATATCTGTATCGTATCCTCTGCCGGGTACTCCTTTTTATGAACGCGTACGCAATGAATTGAAAGAAAAGCATAATTGGTCTGATTCCGATGATTTGGATATGATGTTTGAGGGAACGTATTCCAAATCTTTTTACAAAGCACTGCATCGTTTTGTGCATGCAGAATATCGGCTTAGACTTTTTTTAAAACGTGGTCCATGGCACCGATGTATCCATGCCGTGTATTATTTAATCAAGTATTTGATATACGGCCCGTACGTTCAACTGACAAGAATGAGGCCATTGAACCCGACCGATCCGAAATGA